One window from the genome of Castellaniella sp. MT123 encodes:
- a CDS encoding NCS2 family permease produces the protein MLERLFKLTEHNTNARTELLAGITTFLTMSYIVFVNPDILSGTGMDKGSVFVATCLAAALGSLIMALVANWPIGMAPGMGLNAFFAFTVVAQMGYTWQQALGAVFISGVIFVILTVTGAREWLVAGIPSSLRAAIAAGIGLFLGIIALKTAGIVVANPATMVGLGNLTHITTLFAILGFFIIAALGALQVRGAILIGILAITFLSIVTGQTQYQGIFSAPPSLEPTFFKLDIAGVLNTGFFHIILVFVLVEVFDATGTMIGIATRAGLVKPNDPGRLGRALLSDSCAIVAGSFLGTSSTTAYIESASGVQAGGRTGLTALVIAVLFLLALFLSPLAGIVPAYATAPALLYVACLMLRELVDVKWDDITESVPAAITAVAMPLTYSIANGLAFGFISYVVIKSLSGRFRDIHPATLLVAILFVVKYALFPG, from the coding sequence ATGCTCGAACGGCTTTTCAAGCTCACGGAACACAACACCAATGCCCGCACGGAATTACTGGCCGGCATTACCACCTTCCTGACGATGTCCTACATCGTCTTCGTGAACCCCGACATCCTGTCAGGCACCGGCATGGACAAAGGCTCGGTCTTCGTCGCAACCTGCCTGGCGGCGGCCCTGGGGTCGCTCATCATGGCGTTGGTGGCCAACTGGCCGATCGGCATGGCACCCGGCATGGGTCTGAATGCCTTTTTCGCCTTCACCGTGGTCGCGCAGATGGGCTACACCTGGCAGCAGGCGCTGGGGGCCGTCTTCATTTCCGGAGTGATCTTCGTCATCCTGACCGTCACGGGCGCGCGGGAATGGCTGGTGGCGGGGATTCCATCGTCTCTGCGGGCGGCCATCGCCGCCGGGATCGGCCTGTTCCTGGGCATCATCGCCCTGAAAACAGCCGGCATCGTCGTAGCCAATCCGGCCACCATGGTCGGCCTGGGCAATCTGACCCACATCACGACACTGTTTGCCATCCTGGGCTTCTTCATCATTGCGGCTCTGGGGGCGCTGCAGGTGCGGGGGGCCATCCTGATCGGCATCCTGGCCATCACCTTCCTGTCCATCGTGACCGGGCAAACCCAGTATCAGGGCATCTTTTCGGCGCCCCCCAGTCTCGAACCCACCTTCTTCAAACTGGACATCGCCGGTGTGCTCAACACCGGGTTCTTCCACATCATCCTCGTGTTCGTGCTGGTCGAGGTCTTCGACGCCACCGGCACCATGATCGGGATCGCTACCCGCGCAGGCCTGGTCAAGCCCAACGATCCAGGCCGCCTGGGCCGCGCCCTGCTGTCCGACAGCTGCGCCATCGTCGCCGGTTCTTTCCTGGGTACCAGCAGCACCACCGCCTACATCGAAAGCGCCTCGGGCGTACAGGCCGGCGGCCGTACGGGCCTGACCGCGCTGGTCATCGCCGTATTGTTCCTGCTGGCACTGTTCCTGTCGCCGCTGGCCGGCATCGTGCCCGCCTATGCCACGGCGCCCGCCCTACTGTACGTCGCCTGCCTGATGCTGCGCGAACTGGTCGACGTGAAATGGGATGACATCACAGAATCCGTCCCGGCAGCCATCACCGCCGTGGCCATGCCCCTGACCTATTCGATCGCCAACGGCCTGGCCTTCGGCTTCATCAGCTACGTGGTGATCAAGTCCCTGTCCGGCCGCTTCCGCGACATCCACCCGGCCACGCTGCTGGTCGCCATCCTGTTCGTCGTCAAATACGCTCTGTTCCCGGGATGA
- the tsaD gene encoding tRNA (adenosine(37)-N6)-threonylcarbamoyltransferase complex transferase subunit TsaD codes for MLIIGFESSCDETGVAVACTERGLLAHALHSQIAMHRDYGGVVPELASRDHIRRIVPLTRQVLDEAGVRPQDLDAVAYTAGPGLAGALLVGAGFARAFAWARDLPAIPIHHLEGHLLSPLLADEVPSFPFVALLVSGGHTQLMRVDGVGRYTLLGETLDDAAGEAFDKSAKLLGLGYPGGPELSRLAQQGNPQACALPRPMLHSGDLDFSFSGLKTAVLTRMRALQAEGRESDLAARADLAASTEAAIVDVLAAKSLRALRQTGLKTLVVAGGVGANSHLRQQLRAAMPGLGGRVYFPPLHLCTDNGAMIAWAAVQRVRAGLVDLPALHDAAFSVRPRWDLRDVCVA; via the coding sequence ATGCTGATCATCGGATTTGAAAGCTCCTGCGACGAGACCGGGGTCGCCGTTGCCTGCACCGAACGCGGCTTGCTGGCGCACGCGCTGCATAGTCAGATTGCGATGCATCGCGACTACGGTGGTGTGGTGCCTGAACTGGCGTCGCGCGACCACATCCGGCGTATCGTGCCGCTGACGCGGCAGGTGCTCGACGAGGCCGGCGTGCGGCCGCAGGACCTGGACGCGGTGGCGTATACCGCCGGGCCTGGCCTGGCTGGCGCCCTGCTGGTGGGCGCGGGCTTTGCCCGGGCCTTCGCCTGGGCGCGGGACCTGCCGGCCATTCCCATCCATCACCTGGAAGGCCATCTGCTGTCGCCGCTCCTGGCCGACGAGGTCCCGTCCTTTCCCTTTGTTGCCCTGCTGGTGTCGGGGGGGCATACACAGCTGATGCGGGTCGACGGCGTGGGCCGGTACACCCTGCTTGGCGAGACCCTGGATGATGCTGCGGGCGAGGCCTTCGACAAGAGCGCGAAGCTCCTGGGGCTGGGTTACCCGGGAGGGCCTGAATTATCTCGTCTGGCCCAGCAGGGGAATCCTCAGGCCTGCGCCTTGCCGCGCCCCATGTTGCATAGCGGGGATCTGGATTTCAGTTTCAGCGGTCTGAAGACGGCCGTGCTGACCCGCATGCGCGCCCTGCAGGCGGAAGGGCGGGAATCCGACCTGGCTGCCCGGGCGGATCTGGCGGCCTCGACAGAGGCGGCCATCGTCGACGTGCTGGCGGCGAAATCCTTGCGCGCTCTGCGTCAAACGGGACTGAAAACCCTGGTCGTGGCGGGGGGCGTCGGGGCCAACAGCCACTTGCGCCAGCAGCTTCGGGCGGCCATGCCGGGCCTGGGCGGGCGCGTGTATTTTCCGCCGCTGCATCTGTGCACCGACAACGGCGCGATGATCGCCTGGGCGGCTGTACAGCGGGTGCGGGCGGGCCTGGTGGACTTGCCAGCGCTGCACGATGCCGCGTTTTCCGTACGGCCGCGCTGGGATCTGCGGGACGTCTGCGTCGCCTGA
- the plsY gene encoding glycerol-3-phosphate 1-O-acyltransferase PlsY: MSQLFLPGGVVLSLLVGYLIGSVSFAVVVSRIMGLRDPRSFGSGNPGATNVLRGGNKLAALLTLLGDAAKGWLAVVLAAWGINQGILPDAALPLAGLGAFLGHLYPLFLHFRGGKGVATALGVLLALQPWLALATALTWLIVAVVTRYSSLAAILAAVFAPFYYILGGDVAWPTDGLTTSVIVAISVLLLSRHHENIARLLAGKESRIGSKKK; encoded by the coding sequence ATGTCTCAACTGTTTCTTCCCGGGGGCGTCGTCCTCAGCCTGCTGGTCGGCTACCTGATCGGTTCGGTCTCGTTCGCCGTGGTCGTCAGCCGGATCATGGGGCTGCGCGACCCGCGCAGCTTCGGCTCCGGCAACCCCGGTGCAACCAACGTACTGCGCGGCGGCAACAAACTGGCCGCCCTGCTGACGCTGCTGGGCGACGCCGCCAAGGGCTGGCTGGCAGTCGTACTGGCCGCCTGGGGGATCAACCAGGGCATCCTGCCGGATGCCGCCCTGCCGCTGGCGGGTCTGGGGGCGTTCCTGGGCCACCTGTATCCCCTGTTTCTGCATTTTCGAGGCGGCAAAGGCGTGGCCACCGCACTAGGCGTGCTGCTGGCACTGCAGCCGTGGCTGGCACTGGCCACCGCGCTGACATGGCTGATCGTGGCCGTCGTCACCCGGTATTCATCATTGGCCGCCATCCTCGCCGCCGTGTTCGCGCCGTTCTACTATATTTTGGGCGGCGACGTCGCCTGGCCCACCGATGGGCTGACGACGTCGGTTATCGTGGCCATCAGCGTTCTGTTGTTGTCGCGCCACCACGAAAACATCGCGCGCCTGCTGGCTGGCAAGGAAAGCCGGATCGGATCGAAAAAGAAGTAA
- the surE gene encoding 5'/3'-nucleotidase SurE: protein MRILVTNDDGYNAAGIEALVAVLRPLGDLTVVAPETNCSGASNSLTLRRPLSVRQAANGFYFVNGTPSDCVHVALTGLLDFRPDLLVSGINNGANLGEDTLYSGTVAAASEGYLFGVPSLAFSLVQREWQHLDTATQVARELVERFRDHPWQSPLLLNVNIPPVPYRDLKGFRATRLGRRHPSEPVIRSTTPYGESVYWIGPVGRALDGGADTDFGAIEAQAVSMTPLRLDLTDHAQTQTVARWMEAR from the coding sequence ATGCGCATTCTGGTCACCAATGACGACGGCTATAACGCGGCGGGCATCGAGGCGCTGGTGGCGGTCCTGCGCCCGTTGGGCGATCTGACTGTCGTCGCGCCCGAGACCAACTGCAGCGGCGCATCGAATTCCTTGACGCTGCGCCGGCCGCTGTCGGTGCGCCAGGCGGCCAACGGTTTTTATTTCGTCAATGGCACGCCGTCGGATTGCGTGCACGTCGCCCTCACGGGCCTGCTGGATTTCCGCCCTGACCTGCTGGTGTCCGGGATCAACAATGGCGCCAATCTGGGCGAGGACACCCTCTACTCGGGAACCGTCGCTGCCGCATCCGAGGGTTATCTGTTCGGGGTGCCGTCTTTGGCCTTTTCCCTGGTGCAGCGCGAATGGCAGCATCTGGACACCGCGACTCAGGTGGCCCGCGAACTGGTCGAGCGGTTCCGCGATCATCCCTGGCAGTCTCCTCTGCTTCTCAACGTGAACATTCCACCGGTTCCCTACCGCGATCTGAAAGGCTTCCGGGCGACACGCCTGGGGCGCCGGCACCCCTCCGAGCCCGTCATCCGTAGTACGACTCCTTACGGGGAATCGGTGTACTGGATCGGTCCGGTCGGCAGGGCGCTGGACGGCGGGGCAGACACCGATTTCGGCGCAATCGAGGCGCAAGCCGTCTCCATGACGCCGCTGCGCCTGGATCTGACCGATCACGCTCAAACCCAGACGGTTGCCCGCTGGATGGAAGCTCGATGA
- a CDS encoding protein-L-isoaspartate(D-aspartate) O-methyltransferase, translated as MSKSRHPLDKTPRISRSPVRGSGLGPGFSVANSNTRILGPRAFGAPASPLPQAGQMPTNLGLNSDRLRTQMVRRLREQGIVDDRVLAAMQAVSRHEFVDQGLASRAYEDAALPIGYGQTISQPWVVAYMVSVMCEGRAPERVLEIGAGCGYQAAVLAQFVPEVYAVERIRGLYDQARLNLSQGRARGRVRLSFGDGMQGLEHRAPFDGIVVAAAGVKIPEVLLHQLAIGARLIAPEGATHQRLILFERTGPSSWHRVELEDVRFVPLRPGTQT; from the coding sequence ATGAGCAAGTCCCGCCATCCCCTGGACAAGACTCCGCGGATTTCGCGCAGCCCTGTGCGCGGTTCCGGGCTTGGTCCTGGCTTTTCGGTGGCCAACAGCAACACGCGCATTCTGGGGCCGCGCGCCTTCGGCGCCCCTGCGTCGCCTTTGCCCCAGGCAGGCCAGATGCCGACCAATCTGGGGTTGAATTCCGACCGCCTGCGCACTCAGATGGTCCGGCGCCTGCGGGAGCAGGGGATCGTCGATGACCGGGTTCTGGCGGCGATGCAGGCGGTCTCGCGACACGAATTCGTGGACCAGGGACTTGCCAGCCGCGCCTATGAAGACGCTGCGTTGCCGATCGGCTATGGGCAGACGATTTCCCAGCCTTGGGTAGTCGCCTATATGGTGTCGGTGATGTGCGAAGGCCGGGCGCCCGAACGGGTGCTGGAGATCGGTGCGGGCTGCGGCTATCAGGCTGCGGTGCTGGCTCAGTTCGTGCCCGAGGTCTATGCCGTTGAGCGGATCCGCGGCCTCTACGACCAGGCGCGGCTCAACCTGTCGCAGGGACGCGCCCGGGGGCGCGTGCGCCTGTCTTTCGGCGACGGCATGCAGGGCCTGGAACATCGTGCGCCCTTCGACGGCATTGTCGTGGCGGCCGCGGGCGTTAAAATCCCTGAAGTCTTGCTGCATCAGCTGGCTATCGGGGCGCGTCTGATCGCCCCCGAAGGCGCGACGCACCAAAGACTCATCCTCTTCGAGCGGACTGGTCCGTCATCCTGGCACCGGGTCGAACTCGAAGATGTCCGATTCGTACCGCTGCGTCCTGGCACGCAGACTTAA
- a CDS encoding peptidoglycan DD-metalloendopeptidase family protein, whose protein sequence is MLDGTLVTDAPFTQPPSTGRILLWAVLLSAAVLSGCASRSQRAPVSDQSSASAAASAGSQAARGTYVVRAGDTLYKIAQAHGMEVSRLAQLNNISNPTQLSIGQVLRLDSGTQQPANHSTAVATPVPTKPAGNGASSSSGASGGTAEAAAPVEASASRASDATLISWGWPADGKIIQGFNANTKGIDIEGPVGTPIMAAAGGKVMYAGNGVRGLGNLILLGHSNGFITAYAHNQTLLVKTGETVKKGAKIATMGQTDSTSPRLHFEVRRRGTPVNPLSYLPSR, encoded by the coding sequence ATGCTCGATGGGACGCTGGTGACAGATGCTCCGTTCACCCAACCGCCAAGCACCGGGCGCATTCTGCTCTGGGCTGTCCTCTTGTCGGCCGCCGTCCTGTCGGGCTGTGCTTCGCGCTCGCAACGTGCGCCAGTGTCCGATCAGTCGAGTGCGTCGGCTGCAGCCAGCGCGGGCAGTCAGGCCGCTCGTGGCACCTATGTGGTGCGCGCGGGAGACACGCTCTACAAGATCGCCCAGGCTCACGGGATGGAAGTCTCGCGGCTGGCGCAGCTGAACAACATCAGCAATCCAACCCAGCTGTCGATCGGTCAGGTTCTGAGGCTGGATTCCGGCACGCAGCAGCCCGCGAATCATTCGACAGCGGTGGCAACACCGGTGCCGACCAAGCCGGCGGGTAATGGCGCCTCCTCCTCGTCAGGCGCTTCTGGCGGCACAGCCGAAGCCGCGGCCCCCGTCGAAGCATCGGCATCCCGCGCCAGCGACGCCACCCTCATTTCCTGGGGCTGGCCCGCCGATGGCAAGATCATCCAGGGCTTCAACGCCAACACCAAGGGCATCGACATCGAAGGCCCGGTCGGCACGCCGATCATGGCCGCCGCCGGCGGCAAGGTCATGTATGCGGGCAACGGGGTGCGTGGCTTGGGCAACCTGATCCTGTTGGGCCACAGCAACGGGTTCATCACCGCCTATGCGCACAATCAAACCTTGCTCGTGAAGACCGGGGAAACCGTGAAAAAGGGCGCCAAGATCGCCACCATGGGCCAGACCGACTCGACCTCGCCGCGGTTGCATTTCGAAGTCCGCCGCCGGGGCACGCCGGTCAATCCCTTGTCCTATTTGCCGTCCCGATGA
- a CDS encoding 3'-5' exonuclease, whose translation MIPTLVFDLETIPDAAGLRRLNPQWADLPDAELIEAALAARRETHGNDFLPLHLQQVAVIGCAFRDDQGFRVRTIGQADDTEATLLSGFFKTIGHYTPTLVSWNGSGFDLPVLHYRSLIHGVAAPRYWDTGEDDRDFRFNNYLNRYHTRHVDLMDVLAKFNGRANAPLDQLAKLCGFPGKLDMDGGQVWQAWHAGDRDHVRNYCETDVVNTWLVYCRYRLIKGDLDAASYAAELDLVRNTLTALDAPHWKEFLSAWNHAC comes from the coding sequence ATGATCCCGACCCTGGTCTTCGACCTGGAAACGATTCCGGACGCCGCAGGCTTGCGGCGCCTGAATCCGCAGTGGGCCGATCTGCCTGATGCCGAACTGATCGAAGCCGCCCTGGCGGCTCGCCGCGAAACGCACGGCAACGATTTCCTGCCGCTGCACCTGCAGCAGGTGGCGGTGATCGGGTGCGCGTTTCGTGACGACCAGGGGTTTCGCGTACGCACCATCGGCCAGGCCGACGACACGGAAGCCACCTTGCTGTCGGGGTTCTTCAAGACCATTGGGCATTACACGCCCACGCTGGTCAGCTGGAACGGTTCGGGGTTCGACCTGCCCGTGCTGCACTACCGCAGCCTGATCCACGGGGTTGCGGCGCCGCGCTATTGGGATACCGGCGAAGACGATCGCGACTTCCGCTTCAACAACTACCTGAATCGCTACCACACCCGCCATGTCGATCTGATGGATGTGCTGGCGAAATTCAACGGTCGTGCCAACGCGCCGCTGGATCAGCTGGCAAAGCTTTGCGGCTTTCCCGGAAAGCTCGACATGGACGGCGGCCAGGTCTGGCAGGCCTGGCATGCCGGGGACCGCGATCACGTGCGCAATTACTGCGAGACCGACGTGGTCAACACGTGGCTGGTGTACTGCCGTTATCGCCTGATCAAGGGCGACCTGGACGCCGCTTCATATGCCGCCGAACTGGATCTGGTGCGCAACACCCTGACGGCGCTCGATGCGCCGCACTGGAAAGAATTCCTTTCCGCCTGGAATCATGCCTGCTGA